One stretch of Lucilia cuprina isolate Lc7/37 chromosome 6, ASM2204524v1, whole genome shotgun sequence DNA includes these proteins:
- the LOC111677484 gene encoding E3 ubiquitin-protein ligase RNF25, translating into MDALLDEVESLEAILMDDVLIERNAESIPQLIETTIFPVVGEDTDQQYVCVTLQVIPTPGYPEVSPEYKLVRPRGLDDTRLSEIKTAIESKLNESIGFPVVFDLIEVVREHLTGSNLPSGQCVVCLYGFCDGDEFTRTECFHYLHSYCLARHLNAMRRNYQDEYNKLPAWQQKTAKPFQAHCPVCRENIKDETDSLRCAMPPSDLQNAPDFKPTPELRELQQRMSSLFIHQKSRGAIIDSEAEVGAVLSIETEEEIRRRLHRKQQEETSAAETPESGGNTFSSNFGEFSGGSSSGSATPEAGSVAEQQVQKDSNGSIMKTNFAPVVQNIQREDPTNNNYHHHSSGGGGRRHHFRGGRRHHHHHHNQHQSERDRERFQHNHIPSATSASASSSSSAVGAAANTSSSHSSGSQSMQTNQKQAKAHAAGHGHNR; encoded by the exons ATGGATGC ATTATTGGATGAAGTGGAATCCTTAGAAGCAATTTTGATGGACGATGTGCTTATAGAACGAAATGCAGAAAG TATTCCGCAACTAATTGAGACTACGATATTTCCGGTGGTCGGCGAGGACACAGACCAGCAATATGTCTGTGTTACTTTGCAGGTAATACCTACCCCTGGATACCCAGAAGTTAGTCCTGAATATAAACTAGTACGGCCACGTGGATTGGATGATACACGTCTGTCGGAGATAAAAACTGCTATAGAAAGTAAACTCAATGAATCGATTGGATTCCCCGTTGTATTTGATTTGATTGAAGTCGTGCGTGAACACTTGACAGGCAGCAATTTACCCAGTGGTCAGTGTGTAGTCTGTTTGTATGGTTTTTGCGATGGCGATGAATTTACACGCACTGAATGCTTCCACTATTTGCATAGTTATTGTCTAGCACGCCACTTGAATGCCATGCGTCGCAACTACCAGGATGAATATAATAAATTGCCAGCTTGGCAACAGAAAACCGCTAAACCCTTCCAAGCTCATTGTCCAGTGTGTCGTGAGAATATAAAAGATGAAACTGATAGTTTACGCTGTGCCATGCCACCATCTGATTTGCAAAATGCTCCAGATTTTAAACCAACTCCCGAATTGAGAGAATTACAACAACGAATGTCTTCATTGTTTATACATCAGAAAAGTCGTGGCGCTATTATAGATTCTGAAGCTGAAGTGGGTGCCGTATTGTCTATTGAAACGGAAGAGGAAATTCGTCGTCGACTGCACCGTAAACAGCAGGAAGAAACATCAGCAGCTGAAACTCCGGAGAGCGGTGGTAATACATTTTCTTCTAATTTCGGTGAATTTAGCGGTGGCAGTAGCAGTGGTTCTGCTACACCTGAAGCAGGATCTGTAGCTGAACAACAAGTACAGAAG gACTCGAATGGTTcaattatgaaaactaattttGCACCCGTTGTTCAAAATATACAACGAGAAGATCCAACTAACAATAATTATCATCATCATAGCAGCGGAGGTGGTGGTAGACGTCATCATTTCCGTGGcggtcgtcgtcatcatcatcatcaccacaaTCAGCATCAATCTGAACGTGATCGGGAGCGATTTCAACACAATCACATTCCGTCGGCTACATCAGCCTCCGCTTCGTCGTCTTCATCAGCAGTTGGAGCTGCAGCAAATACATCATCTAGTCATTCCAGTGGTTCGCAGTCTATGcaaacaaatcaaaaacaaGCAAAGGCCCATGCAGCCGGTCATGGTCATAACAGGTGA
- the LOC111677482 gene encoding dnaJ homolog subfamily B member 2 isoform X1, with translation MVDYYKVLEVPRQATEGEIKKAYRKLALKWHPDKNPDNLDEANKRFRELSEAYEVLSDERKRKIYDSRSTLHKSSYSNSSSYSSTNGYGGTNGYGSGYRYRTTGAKDYDDYIPSYGSSKRGNRYQTFTFRNLFESTPFHKLFEKKRRVYDQYGKEGLLGDRGHHRSSRHHTHDFDDFDIMGGFPFVFRPPEEVFREFFGGNSPFADLFRDVHYSSQQGSRRANGSSGSRSHHHHHGANAKLTSPFSSPMLNYSMMDFLMPNNGFTSFSSYSSMSNGSGRTNGAGTNGAVKRTSTSTTFVNGKKLMTKRVYENGKETVFSYENDVLKSKTVNGVAQKLSSITN, from the exons atggTAGATTATTACAAAGTTCTAGAGGTACCACGTCAAGCAACAGAAGGAGAAATTAAAAAAGC TTACAGAAAATTGGCATTAAAGTGGCATCCGGATAAAAATCCAGATAATTTAGATGAAGCCAACAAACGTTTTCGCGAATTATCCGAAGCCTATGAAGTGTTATCAGACG AACGCAAACGAAAAATATACGATTCTCGCTCGACTTTACATAAAAGCAGTTACAGTAATTCATCATCTTACTCGTCGACAAATGGTTATGGTGGTACAAATGGTTATGGTAGTGGTTATCGCTATCGTACCACAGGTGCCAAAGACTACGATGATTATATACCCAGTTATGGTTCATCAAAGCGTGGCAATCGCTATCAAACATTCACCTTTAGAAATCTCTTCGAATCTACACCATTCCACAAACTGTTTG AGAAAAAACGTCGTGTATACGATCAATATGGCAAAGAAGGTTTATTGGGAGATCGTGGACACCATCGTTCATCTAGACATCATACACATGATTTCGATGATTTCGACATAATGGGTGGTTTTCCATTCGTGTTCCGGCCTCCAGAAGAAGTTTTTCGTGAATTTTTCGGTGGAAACTCACCGTTTGCTGATTTATTTAGAG ATGTTCATTACAGTTCACAGCAAGGTAGCCGGCGCGCAAATGGTTCTTCAGGCAGTCGaagccatcatcatcatcatggaGCAAATGCAAAATTGACTTCACCCTTTTCTTCTCCTATGCTCAATTATTCAATGATGGACTTTTTAATGCCCAACAATGGTTTTACCTCATTCTCATCCTACAGCAGTATGTCGAATGGTAGCGGACGCACCAATGGTGCTGGCACAAATGGAGCTGTTAAACGTACTTCAACATCGACAACATTTGTTAATGGCAAAAAATTAATGACAAAGAG AGTCTATGAAAATGGCAAAGAAACggtattttcatatgaaaatgaTGTCCTGAAATCAAAGACTGTGAATGGAGTTGCCCAAAAACTCTCTTCAATTAccaattaa
- the LOC111677482 gene encoding dnaJ homolog subfamily B member 6 isoform X2, with product MVDYYKVLEVPRQATEGEIKKAYRKLALKWHPDKNPDNLDEANKRFRELSEAYEVLSDEKKRRVYDQYGKEGLLGDRGHHRSSRHHTHDFDDFDIMGGFPFVFRPPEEVFREFFGGNSPFADLFRDVHYSSQQGSRRANGSSGSRSHHHHHGANAKLTSPFSSPMLNYSMMDFLMPNNGFTSFSSYSSMSNGSGRTNGAGTNGAVKRTSTSTTFVNGKKLMTKRVYENGKETVFSYENDVLKSKTVNGVAQKLSSITN from the exons atggTAGATTATTACAAAGTTCTAGAGGTACCACGTCAAGCAACAGAAGGAGAAATTAAAAAAGC TTACAGAAAATTGGCATTAAAGTGGCATCCGGATAAAAATCCAGATAATTTAGATGAAGCCAACAAACGTTTTCGCGAATTATCCGAAGCCTATGAAGTGTTATCAGACG AGAAAAAACGTCGTGTATACGATCAATATGGCAAAGAAGGTTTATTGGGAGATCGTGGACACCATCGTTCATCTAGACATCATACACATGATTTCGATGATTTCGACATAATGGGTGGTTTTCCATTCGTGTTCCGGCCTCCAGAAGAAGTTTTTCGTGAATTTTTCGGTGGAAACTCACCGTTTGCTGATTTATTTAGAG ATGTTCATTACAGTTCACAGCAAGGTAGCCGGCGCGCAAATGGTTCTTCAGGCAGTCGaagccatcatcatcatcatggaGCAAATGCAAAATTGACTTCACCCTTTTCTTCTCCTATGCTCAATTATTCAATGATGGACTTTTTAATGCCCAACAATGGTTTTACCTCATTCTCATCCTACAGCAGTATGTCGAATGGTAGCGGACGCACCAATGGTGCTGGCACAAATGGAGCTGTTAAACGTACTTCAACATCGACAACATTTGTTAATGGCAAAAAATTAATGACAAAGAG AGTCTATGAAAATGGCAAAGAAACggtattttcatatgaaaatgaTGTCCTGAAATCAAAGACTGTGAATGGAGTTGCCCAAAAACTCTCTTCAATTAccaattaa